The following DNA comes from Nitrospira sp. SG-bin1.
CCTACGTCTATGTGATTTTTGAAGACCGGACCGATCTCTACTGGGCCAGAAGTCGTGTTCTGGAATATCTTCAGAAGCTCACCGGCAAGTTGCCGATCGGTGTCACGCCGACACTGGGGCCGGATGCGACCGGTGTCGGGTGGGTCTATCAGTACGCGTTGGTGGACGAGTCGGGGACGCACGACCTCGCACAGCTCAGGAGCCTTCAGGATTGGTATCTACGGTATCAACTGGCGAGTGTACCTGGTGTAGCGGAAGTCTCATCGATCGGTGGATTCGTCAAACAGTATCAAATCGAAGTGGACCCCAACGTATTAGCGGCTTATCGGCTGCCCATCACAACCGTGATCGAAGCGGTTCGCAACAGCAATGCGGAGGTGAGTGGCCGGGTTTTGGAGATGGCCGGCACTGAATACGTGATTCGAGGGCGAGGCTATCTGCGATCGGTTGACGAGATTGAACTGATTCCCGTCGGCACAGATGGACGAGGCACGCCGATCCTGGTGCGAGACATCGGGCATGTCCAACTCGGGCCGGATCAGCGGCGAGGCATTGCCGAATTGGACGGCAAGGGCCAGACCGTCGGCGGGATCGTGATCATGCGGGCCGGAGAGAACGCGCTCACCGTGATCGAGCGGATCAAATCCAGGCTGAAAGAAATTACCCCCGCTTTGCCCGAAGGCGTACACATTGTCCCTACCTACGATCGATCCGACCTCATTCATCGCGCGATCGCCGTCCTCCGCGAGAAACTGGTTGAAGAAAGTGTGATCGTGAGCCTGATCGCATTGGTCTTTCTGTTTCATGTTCGAAGCGCTCTGGTCGCCATCCTCATCTTACCGGTTGCGGTATTGCTGGCCTTTATTCCGATGGCCTACTTGAACATTACGTCCAACATCATGTCACTGGGCGGGATCGCCATCGCCATCGGAGCCATGGTCGATGCCGCGATTGTGATGGTCGAGAATGCCCATAAACGGCTGGAGCAATCCCCCTCGGGCAACCGAGCTGAGATCATCATTGCTGCCGCGAAAGAGGTCGGGCGGCCCCTATTCTTTTCACTGCTGGTGATCGCTGTGTCGTTCCTGCCGATCTTCGCATTGGAAGCGCAGGAAGGACGGCTCTTCACGCCGCTGGCCTACACCAAGACCTTTTCGATGCTCTTTGCCACCGCGCTTTCGGTGACATTGGCGCCGGTGTTGATGGTGTTGTTGATTCGTGGCCATATTCGAGCGGAAGCCAAGAATCCGCTGAACCGGTGGCTCATTGCCCTGTATCGGCCCATCCTCTCAGGCGCCCTGCGAGTTCGGTGGCTGACCGTGGGAGTAGCAGTCGCGGCAGTGGCCCTTACGGCGCCGGTGTTCTCTCGACTCGGCGCGGAATTCATGCCGCCGCTGAATGAAGGGACAATTCTTTACATGCCGACCACCGTCCCGGGTCTTTCTATCCCCGAAGCGACGAAGGTCTTGCAGGTTCAAGATCAGTTGCTCACGACCTTTCCGGAAGTGGAACGGGTATTCGGAAAAATGGGGAAGGCTCCGACCGCCACTGATCCAGCCTTTGTGGGAATGGCCGAGATTACGGTCACTCTCAAGCCGGAAGCGCAGTGGCGGCCAGGCATGACCTGGGACCGGTTGCTGGATGAGATGGATGCGAAGCTGCGCATCCCTGGATTTCCGAACATCTGGTGGATGCCGATCCAGACTCGCACGGAAATGATCACGACGGGTGTCCGAAGTCCGGTCGGCATCAAAGTGCTGGGGCCGGATTTGAAGACAATCGAGCGAATCGGCCTAGAAATCGAGCAGGCCTTGGCGACCGTGCCGGGCACCAAGAGCGCCTTCGCCGAACGGCTCAATGAGGGCTATTACTTGGATTTAATCGTGAACCGACGTGAGGCAGCCCGCTATGGCCTGACGGTTGGCGATGTGCAAACGGTGATCACCTCGGCCATCGGAGGGGAAACGGTGACCACCACAGTGGAGGGACGGGAACGGTATCCGGTCAATGTTCGCTACAAGCGCGAGTTGCGCGACGATCCGGATCGGCTCAAACGAGTCCTGATTCCCACGCCGACCGGCGCGCAGATCCCGCTTGGCCAAATCGCGGAGATGGTGATCACGCAGGGGCCTCCGTCGATCGCGGATGAGGCGGGATCGCTGGCGGGTCTGGTCTCGGTGTCGGTCAGCGGACGAGACTTGCGCGGCTACGTGGAGGACGCTCAACGAGCAGTCCGCGAGCTGGTCACGCTTCCATCCGGCTACCGGCTGATCTGGACTGGGCAATACGAGCATCTGGTGCGGGCAGAAGAGCGGTTGAAGCTGGTAGTCCCTGTGACGCTCGCCGTGATTCTGTTGCTCCTGTATCTCAATTTCCGATCGCTCGCGAAATCGCTGATCGTGCTTTTGTCCGTCCCCTTCGCTGTGATCGGAGCCATCTGGTACCTCTATTACCTCGACTACAACCTCAGCGTGGCAGTGTGGGTGGGCATCATCGCGCTGGCCGGCGTGGCGGCGGAGACGGGCGTGGTGATGCTCGTCTATCTCGATGAAGCGTATGAACGGCGCGTGTGCGAAGGTCGAATGATAACGGCGCAAGACCTCCGCGACGCCATCATGGAGGGAGCCGTTCAGCGAGTGCGGCCCAAAATGATGACGGTGGCGGCGATCATGGGCGGGTTGCTCCCTATCATGTGGACCACCGGCACAGGCGCAGACGTGATGAAACGGATTGCCGCGCCGATGATCGGCGGGATGGTGAGTTCGACGGTGTTGACGTTGCTGGTGATTCCGGTACTGTATGCCTTGTGGCGGGTCAGATCCTTGCCGGCCAATGAGAGCAGACAAGTGCCATGATACTCATATGCAGGTTATTGTTTTTGGTGATGCCTGCTGAATCTCCAGCTGAATGCGCCTCGTGTTATGCGAAGATGGATCGTGATTGACATCGGAGGATAATGGAATTGTGAGATACGCTATTAAGGAGTTCATCAGCCGTGACTCTAGCCGTATCTTTGTCATAGCGGTCATCCTCAACTACCCTTGGGAGCGGGTTCAGTCCAGTCTCTACCTTACGAAAGATGGAACTGCTATCCCTTGGTGGCACTGCATGCTCGCGAGTTTCGGTGACGGTCTCCTCGTCCTGCTCATGTTCTGGGCCGGCCAGGTTGTCTTTGGTAACCCGGCATGGTTTGGCCGTCCTGGCCTACGAGGCTATCTGCTCATGGCTGTTACCGGACTGGTTCTGATCATTCCACTGGAGTGGCTCATGATTTCGAGGATGGAGTGGTGGAGCTATACCGCACAGATGCTGCTGATTCCGGGAATGGCAGTGGGCGTCACCCCGGTGGCGCAGATGCTAGTGCTCCCACCGTTGATCTTCCGCGTCGCCGCGATGTTGTGCAAGAAGAGTTGTCCCGATCATAGACAAGTTGTCTAAAATTCGATCCAGGAATTCTGCATTTCCCAAAGAGGCCCTTCCTATATCCTGTAATTCCGCGAATCTCTCCATCATTGGGCTCCGACATTCCCCAGGTCTGCATCTTGCGAGACTTTACTTCGAACAGGATGTCTGTGGGAGTCGTCCTCGTCACTTTGCAATCAGGAATGCGCCGATATCCTGCTACCTTGAGTTCTTGAAGTGCATAAAAGAAAGTCGTGTATCGGTGGCTTTTCTCGTTATAAACAGCTATTGACCAAGGAGGGCAAGTCATGTAAATTCGTGCTACTTTCTTAGTAATCGTAGCATGACATGAAGAAGCTAGTACGCTTCGGCGTTTCTCTGGATAACGATTTACTGGACACCTTCGATCGTGCGATCGCCCTCCGTTGCTACACGAACCGTTCAGAAGCCTTGCGAGATTTAATCCGCAATACCCTGGTGGATCAGCAGTGGGATAACGACAAGGAAACGGTTGGCACGATCACCTACGTGTACAACCACCATGTTCGATCGCTCAGTGACAAACTCACTGATCTTCAGCATCACTACCATCAGCTGATTCTCTCCGGTATGCACGTTCATCTTGACCACGATAATTGTCTCGAAGTTTTGGTTTTGCGGGGGAAAGGGTATGAAATCAAGAAGATTTCAGACTCATTGATCAGTATGAGAGGAGTCAAGCACGGCAAACTGACAATGACCACGACCGGAAAAGGATTGAGCTGAAGTGCGCGTCTGCGTCATCGATGGTTGCGGGGGAGGGCTGGGTACTCCACTGATTCTGGGACTTCGGCCCCTTGCCGAACAAGGCCATGAACTCATTGGCATTGGAACTAACGAAGTGGCAAGGCGTACGATGGCGCAGGCGGGCGCGGGGCAGGTCGCCGTCAGCCAGGGTGTTGTCATGAAAGAGATTGAGACGGCCGACCTCATCCTTGGATCGTTAGGTATTATCTTGCCCGGTTCCTTGAGGGGGGAGATCACAACTGAGATTGCAGAGGCAGTCTTGCAGGTGCCGGGGCGAAAACTCCTGTTGCCAGTTAATCACCGAGGTATCGAAATCGTTGGAGCCCAGTCGAGGCCCCTGCGGATTTTAATCGATTCCGCGATTCACCAAGTTCGTTCGACTCTCAAAACTGGGTCTTGAGACTCAAGAGAATTTGTACTGAACAAGTCTAGTGCGAGCCGGGCCACGAAGGTCTGCGCTGGTTGTACAAGCAGCCGTAGGATCTTCGTGGGGCGTTCCAACGCCCACACGTTGCCTGTTAAGAATGAACGTGTGGCTCTTCCCAATTCCGTCGCTCTCTTGGCAGTATGTCAGCCTTATCGTCTCACTGCTAGGGTTGTTACTAGCTCCCCTCCTGTCTTTTGCACATGAACCACCCGAGGAAGAAACGGTCATCACTCTACCCGATGTCGCAGTCCATGGAGAGCGGCCTATTTCGGCTTCTTCTGAACGTATCATCACTGAACAAGATATTAAACTTGTTCCTATTGATCGTCCTGGGAATCTCCTCCGCCTCGTTCCTGGACTCATTACTCTGAATCCCTCTGGGGGGCCGGGTAAGGCCGACAATTTCTTGCTCCGCGGATTTGACGCGGACCATGGAACGGACGTCGCCGCCTTTGTGGACGGCATGCCTATCAATCTTCGAAGTCATGCGCATGGCCAAGGATGGCTGGATCTGAATTTTCTGATCCCTGAGACGATGAAAGCTGTCGAGGTTCATAAGGGACCATACCAAGTCCAGTATGGTGACTTCGCAACGGCTGGCGCGATCAACTTCGTCACTCGTGACGTGGTGGAGGAAGGAGTGGTACAGGCCACAGGCGGACAATTCGGTACACAACGTCACCTCCTCATGTTTTCACCAACCCGCGACCGTGTGCGGTCTTTAGTCGCCGCAGAAGGGTTTTACACGGATGGGCCTTTTCTGAATGATCTCAAGGCACCGCGATTCAATGGCTTGCTCAAACTCACCATGAATCCTACGTCGCGATCTGAGCTGAGCTTCACCGGGACTCAGTACGTCAGTCGCTGGAACGCCTCGGGCCAGATCCCATTACGCGAAGTACAAGCAGGCCGCTTAGACCGGTTCGGCGCCATTGATCCGTCCGAAGGAGGGCGGACGCAGCGGACTACCGGAAACCTCCGCTTTCATCACGACAATGTATTTGGGGGGACGGCGTTCGCGGAAGTATATTTCCAGTATTATCGAGCGGACCTGTTAACGAACTTTACGTTTTTCTTAGATGATCCGATTAATGGAGACGGTATCGAGCAAAACGATCGGCGATATGTATACGGCGGGGACGTCGGCTATCGTCAAAACGGTGATGTTTTTGGTGTAGCGAGTGTTGCCACGCTTGGAGTCCAGAGCCGCGTGGATGACATCGATGTTCGGCTTGGAACACAACGACAAGGTATGAGGCTAAGTACCACCTCTGACAGTGCAGTCCATGAAGCCTCGTACTCACCCTATCTGAAGCTGGAATTGCAGCCGATTGAGTGGATTCGGTTTGTGGGAGGGGCGCGAGCCGACTTCTTCCAGTTCAAAGTCACGGATCGATGCCCTGTTGGTTGCCTCTTGCATCCCCAAGGCACGACCACAGATGTAATACCCAGTGCCAAAGGGAATTTTATTCTCGGGCCCTGGTTCGGGACCGAACTCTTCATAAATGCAGGAACGGGATTCCACAGTAATGATGCCAGAGCAGTCGTGAGCAACGTCGCTGTTCCAACATTGCCACGCGCCACCAGCTATGAAGTTGGGGTTCGGACGCGGCAATGGAACGAGCGAGTTGAGTTGACCACCTCGCTCTGGACCATGGATCTGTCTTCGGAACTGGTGTTTAATGGCGATACTGGGACTACCGACATCCGGGGAGCCTCGCGTCGATATGGAATTGAAGCCGGAGCTCGACTGCGTCCCTTGGAATGGCTCACATTTGCCGGGAGCCTCACCTTCGCACACGCTGAATTCAGGGATACGGGGGAAGCCATTCCACAGGCCCCGCTGATGACCGGGAATGCCGAGATCACCGCAAGGCTTCCCAATGGATTCTCGACGTCGCTTCGGATGATCCATCTCGGCCCGCGACCATTGATCGAGGATCGATCCGTGCGTTCCCAGCCGTTTACAATTTTCAACTTCGCTGGCCGCTATCGTCCTCCCACCGGGCGATGGCGGCAGTTCGAATTATTCTTGAGCATCCAAAATCTGCTGAACAGTCAATGGCGGCAGACTCAATTATTTTATGAATCCCGTCTCGCAACCGAATCCACACCCGTTGGCGATATTCATTTCACCCCCGGCACGCCTCGCATGGTAATGGGTGGGGTAGCCTGGTATTTTTGACCGATGAGCTGGAGCCGACATAAAAGTGTTGAGCCAGTCAGAACCAACTTGATTTAGGTAATCGGATCATCATAATAGAAGATTACCAAGGCCCTGCTCATAGTAGCTCTCAGTCGCCTGCTGTTGTGCGTAATCCCACTATGGGAAACATCCCGC
Coding sequences within:
- a CDS encoding cation transporter, whose translation is YVYVIFEDRTDLYWARSRVLEYLQKLTGKLPIGVTPTLGPDATGVGWVYQYALVDESGTHDLAQLRSLQDWYLRYQLASVPGVAEVSSIGGFVKQYQIEVDPNVLAAYRLPITTVIEAVRNSNAEVSGRVLEMAGTEYVIRGRGYLRSVDEIELIPVGTDGRGTPILVRDIGHVQLGPDQRRGIAELDGKGQTVGGIVIMRAGENALTVIERIKSRLKEITPALPEGVHIVPTYDRSDLIHRAIAVLREKLVEESVIVSLIALVFLFHVRSALVAILILPVAVLLAFIPMAYLNITSNIMSLGGIAIAIGAMVDAAIVMVENAHKRLEQSPSGNRAEIIIAAAKEVGRPLFFSLLVIAVSFLPIFALEAQEGRLFTPLAYTKTFSMLFATALSVTLAPVLMVLLIRGHIRAEAKNPLNRWLIALYRPILSGALRVRWLTVGVAVAAVALTAPVFSRLGAEFMPPLNEGTILYMPTTVPGLSIPEATKVLQVQDQLLTTFPEVERVFGKMGKAPTATDPAFVGMAEITVTLKPEAQWRPGMTWDRLLDEMDAKLRIPGFPNIWWMPIQTRTEMITTGVRSPVGIKVLGPDLKTIERIGLEIEQALATVPGTKSAFAERLNEGYYLDLIVNRREAARYGLTVGDVQTVITSAIGGETVTTTVEGRERYPVNVRYKRELRDDPDRLKRVLIPTPTGAQIPLGQIAEMVITQGPPSIADEAGSLAGLVSVSVSGRDLRGYVEDAQRAVRELVTLPSGYRLIWTGQYEHLVRAEERLKLVVPVTLAVILLLLYLNFRSLAKSLIVLLSVPFAVIGAIWYLYYLDYNLSVAVWVGIIALAGVAAETGVVMLVYLDEAYERRVCEGRMITAQDLRDAIMEGAVQRVRPKMMTVAAIMGGLLPIMWTTGTGADVMKRIAAPMIGGMVSSTVLTLLVIPVLYALWRVRSLPANESRQVP
- a CDS encoding nickel-responsive regulator, whose protein sequence is MKKLVRFGVSLDNDLLDTFDRAIALRCYTNRSEALRDLIRNTLVDQQWDNDKETVGTITYVYNHHVRSLSDKLTDLQHHYHQLILSGMHVHLDHDNCLEVLVLRGKGYEIKKISDSLISMRGVKHGKLTMTTTGKGLS